From a region of the Actinomadura luzonensis genome:
- a CDS encoding MBL fold metallo-hydrolase — translation MRLISSGRLHATFEFGDLRVISLRDGYIDMPPTRLRDEDGRPLDELPTTVPLAGGDLRLSVNAFFVTDGTRSILIDTGASDVWHDPTMGLIYDALDEAGIDRAQVTEVAITHRHEDHVSGLVAPDGSEAFTKLERVWIGAGDLSVFTGRLEPIRDRVVLVSEEVAINDWTTAVPTPGHTPGHTVYDVRSGTGHLLVWGDTVHVPTLQFDQPNVSWELDGDQAQARAARAALLQRLTRPHHFVAGAHLDSPGIARVTPSGDGYALEYLAPPIG, via the coding sequence ATGCGTTTGATCTCGAGCGGCCGGCTCCATGCCACGTTCGAATTCGGCGACCTGCGGGTGATCTCGTTGCGAGACGGGTACATCGACATGCCGCCGACCCGGCTCCGCGACGAGGACGGGCGCCCGCTCGATGAGCTGCCGACCACCGTCCCGCTGGCCGGCGGCGACTTGCGGCTGTCGGTGAACGCCTTCTTCGTCACCGACGGCACGCGGTCGATCCTCATCGACACCGGCGCGTCCGACGTCTGGCACGACCCCACCATGGGATTGATCTACGACGCGCTCGACGAAGCGGGCATCGACCGCGCGCAGGTCACCGAGGTGGCCATCACCCACCGGCACGAGGACCACGTGAGCGGCCTGGTCGCCCCGGACGGTTCGGAGGCGTTCACGAAACTCGAGCGCGTGTGGATCGGCGCGGGCGACCTCTCGGTGTTCACCGGGCGGCTCGAACCGATCCGCGACCGGGTCGTACTCGTGTCGGAGGAGGTCGCGATCAACGACTGGACCACCGCGGTCCCGACACCGGGCCACACCCCCGGTCACACCGTCTACGACGTCAGGAGCGGCACCGGCCACCTTCTCGTCTGGGGCGACACCGTGCACGTCCCCACGCTCCAGTTCGACCAGCCGAACGTGTCCTGGGAGCTCGACGGAGACCAGGCCCAGGCCCGCGCCGCACGGGCGGCCCTCCTCCAACGACTGACCCGACCGCACCATTTCGTGGCCGGCGCCCACCTCGACTCACCCGGCATCGCCCGCGTGACCCCCTCCGGCGACGGTTATGCGCTGGAATACCTCGCGCCGCCCATCGGCTGA
- a CDS encoding helix-turn-helix domain-containing protein, with the protein MVRQDANAPETQHGDDLAGAFGANVRRRREEAGLTLEQLSVRSSVSRAMLSKVERGEKSPTIGVASRIAHALDASLSDLIGAPAPAASGAAIVMRKKDRPVFRDPETGFERHMVSAAPGATGAEMIVHHLPAQVSTGLLPAYPPGTEKQLLVLDGTLTVAIGGISETLNTGDSMFFQADADHGFANRTDAPCEYVMVISRRT; encoded by the coding sequence GTGGTCCGGCAAGACGCGAACGCGCCCGAAACACAGCACGGCGACGACCTGGCCGGCGCGTTCGGCGCCAACGTGCGGCGACGCCGCGAGGAGGCGGGGCTGACGCTGGAGCAGTTGTCCGTCCGGTCGTCGGTCAGCCGGGCGATGCTGTCCAAGGTCGAACGCGGCGAGAAGAGCCCGACGATTGGCGTCGCGTCCAGGATCGCCCACGCGCTCGACGCGTCCCTGTCGGACCTGATCGGTGCTCCGGCTCCCGCCGCGTCCGGTGCGGCCATTGTCATGCGCAAGAAGGACCGTCCGGTTTTCCGTGACCCGGAAACCGGCTTCGAGCGGCACATGGTGTCAGCGGCCCCGGGCGCGACAGGAGCCGAGATGATCGTCCACCATCTCCCCGCTCAGGTCTCCACCGGGCTGCTGCCCGCGTATCCGCCGGGTACGGAAAAACAACTCCTGGTGCTCGACGGCACCCTCACGGTCGCGATCGGCGGGATCAGCGAGACCCTGAACACAGGCGACTCCATGTTCTTCCAGGCCGACGCGGACCACGGCTTCGCCAACAGAACAGACGCGCCCTGCGAATACGTCATGGTCATCTCGCGCAGAACGTGA